A genomic stretch from Streptomyces fungicidicus includes:
- a CDS encoding SRPBCC family protein has protein sequence MAQEDDAQEAAPDTPGMHTDGAGGARRRPLRVRHVEETVEVAVPVRTAYNQWTQFKTFPRFSTVVHAVEQVRPAVTVWTIGYGPLRHRFAVETVEQDPDAYLAWRGLEQKPSHQGEVEFRPTGSGGTAITVRMLLEPRGAARILTRSSRATRLTARLVRGELMNFKRFIEGLGQEGGAWRGTIRNGRVQHEHPEPPRSRVAQWPVG, from the coding sequence ATGGCGCAGGAAGACGACGCCCAGGAGGCCGCGCCGGACACCCCGGGGATGCACACCGACGGAGCCGGCGGCGCGCGGCGCCGACCGCTGCGGGTGCGGCACGTCGAGGAGACGGTCGAGGTCGCGGTGCCGGTACGGACGGCGTACAACCAGTGGACGCAGTTCAAGACCTTCCCGCGTTTCTCGACCGTGGTGCACGCCGTCGAGCAGGTCAGGCCCGCCGTGACCGTCTGGACCATCGGCTACGGGCCCCTGCGGCACCGGTTCGCGGTCGAGACGGTGGAACAGGACCCCGACGCCTACCTGGCCTGGCGCGGTCTCGAGCAGAAACCCTCCCACCAGGGCGAGGTCGAGTTCAGGCCGACAGGGTCCGGTGGCACCGCGATCACCGTCCGGATGCTCCTGGAACCGCGGGGAGCCGCGAGGATCCTCACCCGCTCGTCCAGGGCCACCCGGCTGACCGCCCGGCTGGTACGCGGGGAACTCATGAACTTCAAGCGGTTCATCGAGGGACTGGGGCAGGAGGGCGGGGCCTGGCGCGGCACCATCCGCAACGGCCGAGTGCAGCACGAGCACCCGGAACCGCCCAGGAGCCGCGTGGCCCAGTGGCCCGTCGGCTGA
- a CDS encoding ATP-binding cassette domain-containing protein, whose protein sequence is MERAAINVVGLSKRFGSLVALDRVTFEVRPGEVFGLLGPNGAGKTTVIRILTTILHPSAGRAEVLGHDVVREASAVRRLIGLAGQYAAVDPNLTGRENLRLIGRLSQSARARIRPRASALLDRFDLAAAADRPVRTYSGGMRRRLDVAAALVAQPPILFLDEPTTGLDPQSRNPLWELIRELVREGTTVLLTTQYLEEADQLAERVVVVDEGRVIADDTPAALKAHLGNTVIELDMGDQQHAARAAKTIDGRLGLAEATEIEGSRLRLPCRDAFELLRDILNLLEADGLVPRTVAVRESSLDDVFLALTGHRTWTGSGTEPATAGGSE, encoded by the coding sequence ATGGAACGAGCCGCCATCAACGTCGTCGGCCTCAGCAAGCGCTTCGGGTCGCTGGTGGCCCTGGACCGGGTGACCTTCGAGGTCCGGCCCGGGGAGGTCTTCGGACTGCTGGGCCCCAACGGCGCGGGCAAGACCACCGTGATCCGGATCCTGACGACCATCCTGCACCCGAGCGCCGGGCGCGCCGAGGTGCTTGGGCATGACGTGGTGCGGGAGGCCTCCGCTGTTCGGCGGCTGATCGGGCTGGCCGGTCAGTACGCGGCCGTGGATCCCAACCTGACCGGGCGGGAGAATCTGCGGCTGATAGGCCGGCTGAGCCAGTCGGCCCGGGCCCGGATCCGTCCCCGGGCGAGTGCCCTCCTGGACCGTTTCGACCTGGCGGCGGCCGCTGACCGCCCTGTGCGGACCTATTCGGGCGGTATGCGGCGTCGTCTCGACGTCGCCGCCGCGCTGGTCGCGCAACCGCCCATCCTCTTCCTGGACGAGCCGACCACCGGTCTGGACCCGCAGAGCCGCAACCCCCTGTGGGAGCTGATCCGCGAGCTGGTGAGGGAAGGGACCACGGTCCTGCTGACCACCCAGTACCTGGAGGAGGCGGACCAGCTGGCCGAGCGGGTCGTCGTCGTGGACGAGGGACGGGTCATCGCCGACGACACGCCCGCGGCCCTCAAAGCCCACCTGGGCAACACCGTCATCGAACTGGACATGGGCGACCAACAGCATGCGGCGAGGGCGGCCAAGACCATCGACGGGCGACTCGGACTCGCGGAAGCGACGGAGATCGAGGGGTCGCGGCTCAGACTGCCCTGCCGCGACGCCTTCGAGCTGCTGCGCGACATCCTGAACCTGCTGGAGGCCGACGGGCTCGTCCCGCGGACCGTCGCGGTGCGCGAGTCGAGCCTTGACGACGTGTTCCTCGCCCTGACCGGCCACCGGACATGGACGGGCTCCGGCACCGAGCCGGCCACCGCGGGAGGGTCGGAGTGA
- a CDS encoding ABC transporter permease yields the protein MAVAWRNLIGLRRVPRLLVFSTIQPLVFVLMFRYVFGGVVGPSLPPGVSYVDFLIPGIFVQTAVFGSMNTAIGLATDMQTGLMERFRSLPMARSAVLVGRTTADLARNVFVVTLMTGVGFALGFRIHAGVPAFLGGVLLVLAFGFAMSWIFAVVGMAVGDPETAQAAAFPVLAPLVFASSAFVPTDTMPGWLQAFANHQPVSQTAEAVRVLVLGGPATGDVWQALFWDAGIVAVFAPLGVWLYRRVV from the coding sequence TTGGCAGTCGCCTGGCGCAACCTCATCGGGCTGCGCCGGGTGCCGCGGCTGCTGGTCTTCTCCACCATCCAGCCGCTCGTCTTCGTGCTGATGTTCCGCTACGTCTTCGGCGGTGTCGTCGGTCCGTCGCTGCCGCCCGGCGTCTCCTACGTCGACTTCCTGATTCCCGGGATCTTCGTGCAGACAGCCGTCTTCGGATCGATGAACACGGCCATTGGGCTGGCCACCGACATGCAGACCGGTCTGATGGAGCGCTTCCGCTCGCTGCCGATGGCGCGCTCGGCCGTGCTGGTCGGCCGGACCACGGCCGACCTGGCACGCAACGTCTTCGTGGTGACGCTGATGACCGGTGTCGGTTTCGCCCTCGGGTTTCGGATTCACGCCGGTGTCCCGGCGTTCCTGGGCGGGGTCCTGCTGGTACTGGCCTTCGGCTTCGCGATGTCGTGGATCTTCGCGGTGGTGGGCATGGCGGTCGGCGACCCGGAGACCGCCCAGGCCGCCGCCTTCCCGGTGCTCGCACCGCTGGTCTTTGCCTCCTCGGCGTTCGTCCCTACGGACACCATGCCGGGCTGGCTCCAAGCGTTCGCGAACCACCAACCGGTCTCGCAGACCGCCGAGGCGGTGCGGGTCCTGGTGCTGGGCGGCCCGGCCACCGGCGACGTCTGGCAGGCGCTCTTCTGGGACGCCGGGATCGTGGCGGTCTTCGCGCCGCTGGGTGTGTGGCTCTACCGCCGGGTCGTCTAA
- a CDS encoding dienelactone hydrolase family protein — MAEVLLYHHIQGLTDGVRAFADDLRQAGHTVHTPDLFDGRTFASIEEGFGFARDKGLDALRERGAAAADGHAPGLVYAGFSFGVTIAQRLAQTRPGARGALLMDSCLPVSEYGEAWPVGVPVQIHGKEGDEFFDEDLPAARELVGSTGAAELFVYPGDQHLFADSSLDAYDPEASRLLLERVRAFLASV; from the coding sequence ATGGCCGAAGTGCTGCTCTACCACCACATCCAGGGTCTGACCGACGGCGTGCGGGCCTTCGCCGACGACCTGCGACAAGCGGGGCACACCGTGCACACGCCCGATCTGTTCGACGGCCGCACGTTCGCCAGCATCGAGGAAGGATTCGGCTTCGCGCGTGACAAGGGTCTTGACGCGCTCCGGGAACGCGGCGCCGCCGCGGCCGACGGTCACGCCCCCGGGCTGGTCTACGCCGGTTTCTCCTTCGGTGTGACGATCGCCCAGCGGCTCGCGCAGACCCGGCCCGGGGCCCGCGGGGCACTGCTCATGGACTCCTGCCTCCCGGTCTCGGAATACGGGGAGGCGTGGCCGGTCGGGGTGCCTGTTCAGATCCACGGCAAGGAAGGCGACGAGTTCTTCGACGAGGACCTGCCGGCCGCGCGCGAGCTCGTCGGCTCCACGGGGGCCGCCGAGCTGTTCGTGTATCCCGGCGACCAGCATCTCTTCGCCGACTCCTCGCTCGACGCGTACGACCCGGAGGCGTCCCGACTGCTCCTGGAGCGGGTGCGCGCGTTCCTCGCCTCGGTCTGA
- a CDS encoding ArsR/SmtB family transcription factor, whose translation MADNPPDYELAERMALTEPAQVQAIGHPLRTTILQLLHERAATVTELATAVERPKSTVAHHVDVLTRNGLLQVVRTRRVRAIEERFYGRTARMFTVAVEPSPAGEVMPGDFNDFEVAARESSKAFEQGKLWGFLRHARISEDQASQFWDRMAELVEEFDRMPRSGETMYGFALGVYPTDHPTLPAAE comes from the coding sequence GTGGCTGACAACCCCCCGGACTACGAGCTGGCCGAGCGGATGGCGCTGACCGAGCCGGCCCAAGTGCAGGCCATTGGCCACCCGCTCCGCACGACGATCCTGCAGCTCCTCCACGAGCGGGCCGCGACCGTCACCGAGCTCGCGACCGCGGTCGAGCGCCCGAAGAGCACGGTTGCGCACCACGTGGACGTGCTCACCCGCAACGGCCTGCTCCAGGTGGTGCGCACGCGGAGGGTACGAGCGATCGAGGAGCGCTTCTACGGGCGCACCGCGCGCATGTTCACCGTGGCAGTCGAGCCCTCACCCGCCGGCGAAGTGATGCCGGGCGATTTCAACGACTTCGAGGTGGCCGCACGCGAGTCCTCGAAGGCGTTCGAGCAGGGAAAGCTCTGGGGCTTCCTCCGCCATGCGCGCATCTCGGAGGACCAGGCCTCCCAGTTCTGGGACCGGATGGCCGAACTGGTCGAGGAGTTCGACCGGATGCCGAGGTCCGGCGAAACCATGTACGGCTTCGCGCTGGGCGTCTATCCCACCGACCATCCGACCCTGCCGGCAGCGGAGTGA
- a CDS encoding TetR/AcrR family transcriptional regulator — translation MTSGDSTSTVSGSGSPRRSDATRGAILAAARERFAADGYERATIRAIARDANIDPSMVMRYYRNKEGLFAAAVAIDLRLPNLSGAHSRQDAGRILVEHFLDMWENNEVLTALLRVGVTNQAGAERMQGLLRDQLLPVTRQVCPDPEQVPTRAALLASQLLGLALTRYVLRMPPAVELARSEIVVWLAPTIQRYLTAPSP, via the coding sequence ATGACCAGCGGCGACAGCACCTCCACGGTTTCCGGCTCCGGCAGCCCCCGCCGCTCCGACGCCACTCGCGGCGCGATCCTCGCGGCGGCCCGCGAGCGCTTCGCGGCCGACGGCTACGAGCGAGCCACCATCCGCGCCATCGCCAGGGACGCGAACATCGATCCGTCGATGGTGATGCGGTACTACCGCAACAAGGAGGGCCTCTTCGCCGCGGCCGTCGCCATCGACCTGCGGCTGCCGAACCTGAGCGGGGCGCACTCCCGGCAGGACGCGGGACGGATCCTCGTCGAGCACTTCCTCGACATGTGGGAGAACAACGAGGTCCTCACCGCCCTGCTGCGGGTCGGCGTGACGAACCAGGCAGGGGCGGAGCGCATGCAGGGCCTCCTGCGGGACCAGTTGCTGCCGGTCACCCGGCAGGTGTGCCCCGACCCCGAGCAGGTCCCGACACGTGCGGCGCTCCTGGCGTCGCAACTGCTGGGACTGGCGCTCACCCGGTACGTGCTGCGGATGCCGCCGGCGGTGGAGCTGGCGCGGTCGGAGATCGTGGTGTGGCTGGCACCGACGATCCAGCGGTACCTGACCGCGCCGAGCCCCTGA
- a CDS encoding FAD-dependent monooxygenase, which produces MNGTATHRTVIVVGSGPTGLLLAGDLATTGVSVALVEKRPRKISNLSRAFGVHARTLEQLDARGLAGELLATGDTITGLRLFRRLSLDLSTLPSRFPFLLITPQYEVERLLERRAREAGVEFAYESEVVGLRQDDEGVDLDVRGANGAVVTRRAAYVVGADGHRSAVREAIGLDFPGVSVIKSLILADVRLAEKPEGVLTVNGRGDAFAMIASFGDGWYRVMGWNRRNEVSDDAPLDLDEVKEITRRALGTDYGMHDARWLSRFHSDERQAPHYRVGRVFLAGDAAHIHSPAGGQGMNTGLQDAANLSWKLAAAVQGRAPQGLLDSYEAERHPVGRAVLRSSGGLVRLARARNPLLRAARALVSAFADMAPPVRRKALGQISGIGYSYPAPRGAHRLTGTRVPDVALEGGRLYEALRGGRFVLITPGTYEGPGVREGWLSVKRWAGDRRTTVLVRPDGYVAWAAESAETARIEEAVARWSLG; this is translated from the coding sequence ATGAACGGCACCGCCACCCACCGCACCGTGATCGTCGTCGGCTCCGGCCCCACCGGCCTCCTCCTCGCCGGTGACCTCGCCACAACCGGCGTCAGCGTGGCCCTCGTCGAGAAGCGGCCGCGCAAGATCAGCAACCTCTCCCGAGCCTTCGGGGTGCACGCCCGCACCCTTGAGCAGCTCGACGCCCGCGGCCTCGCCGGCGAACTCCTCGCCACCGGCGACACCATCACCGGCCTGCGGCTCTTCCGCCGCCTCTCCCTCGATCTGAGCACGCTGCCCTCGCGCTTCCCGTTCCTGCTCATCACCCCGCAGTACGAGGTCGAGCGGCTCCTGGAGCGGCGGGCCCGGGAGGCCGGGGTCGAGTTCGCGTACGAGAGCGAGGTCGTGGGGCTGCGGCAGGACGACGAGGGGGTCGACCTCGACGTGCGCGGCGCGAACGGGGCGGTCGTCACCCGCCGGGCGGCCTACGTCGTCGGCGCAGACGGTCACCGGAGCGCCGTGCGGGAGGCGATCGGCCTGGACTTCCCCGGTGTCTCCGTCATCAAGTCGCTGATCCTGGCCGACGTCCGGCTGGCCGAGAAGCCCGAGGGCGTCCTCACCGTCAACGGCCGCGGCGACGCCTTCGCGATGATCGCCTCCTTCGGCGACGGCTGGTACCGGGTCATGGGCTGGAACCGCCGCAACGAGGTCTCCGACGACGCCCCGCTCGACCTCGACGAGGTCAAGGAGATCACCCGCCGTGCCCTGGGCACCGACTACGGCATGCACGACGCCCGCTGGCTGTCCCGTTTCCACAGCGACGAGCGCCAGGCACCCCACTACCGGGTCGGGCGGGTCTTCCTCGCCGGGGACGCCGCGCACATCCACTCCCCGGCCGGAGGGCAGGGCATGAACACCGGCCTCCAGGACGCCGCCAACCTGAGCTGGAAGCTCGCCGCGGCCGTCCAGGGCCGGGCGCCCCAAGGGCTCCTCGACAGCTACGAGGCCGAGCGCCACCCGGTCGGCAGGGCGGTGCTGCGCAGCAGCGGCGGACTGGTCCGGCTTGCCCGCGCACGGAATCCGCTGCTGCGTGCCGCCCGCGCCCTCGTCTCCGCGTTCGCCGACATGGCCCCGCCCGTCCGGCGCAAGGCCCTGGGCCAGATCAGCGGGATCGGCTACTCCTACCCCGCTCCCCGCGGCGCCCACCGCCTCACCGGTACCCGCGTCCCCGACGTCGCCCTTGAGGGCGGCCGGCTGTACGAGGCACTGCGCGGCGGCCGCTTCGTGCTGATCACGCCCGGGACGTACGAAGGCCCCGGTGTCCGTGAGGGGTGGCTGTCCGTGAAGCGCTGGGCGGGCGACCGCCGGACGACCGTCCTGGTGCGACCCGACGGATACGTCGCCTGGGCGGCGGAGAGCGCGGAGACGGCGCGGATCGAGGAGGCGGTGGCCCGGTGGTCTCTGGGCTAG
- a CDS encoding TerD family protein, whose translation MIMGSNVALADLSDDIGSVIVSLGWVSPTGEGDADVSVLLLDANGKVRSDGDFYFYNHPVAADGSVQLLGKTPTADGSEDRISFDLTAVPAGIDRIVVAASRYGEARFGELEDVRITLADAAGESLLRFAVDDAGSVTAVIFGELYRRGEGWKFRAVGQGYETGLAGLATDFGVDIEDDAATEAEAALDGDAADEQADAADRAPAGEPTGQVPLEAVPAPRRPEAEAGEPRKPATRPRTAKKKVTLPRTVKKTLAENDSWRQARLFPVSALKSDRDREMRATSVLLSVMAQVPEFSRRLTAGFGAPAGRMETFTEVSLPHGDTPRRPDGVIRVERAGKLWTALVETKTNGNVLKADQVQAYMDIAARRGYEAVITLTNDVALEGSPLVDVKIDKRRKHKVALWHLSWAEVAHQAQLLIRHEGVGNAAHAWLLQELLHYLQHENSGCHGFQNMGPAWVPVRNGIDDETLCQGDARALEVVENWERLIRQVCLRLGGELGQKVLPVQRAKRGTDPKERRARLADQLCLDGRLQAELRIDGTPGVLTVGADLRTGKLRTGIAVPAPEQGYPLSRAKRLVRLLAEAPADLHIETLVDGESGGPRGTLERLRPEPADLLPKDNARITGFLLSLLKSMGSGRGNAETGFIRSVDDAVHRFYTTVVVHLDTPTTRRTPSKERAAAG comes from the coding sequence ATGATCATGGGTTCGAATGTAGCCCTGGCGGACCTGAGCGACGACATCGGTTCGGTGATCGTCAGTCTGGGCTGGGTCAGCCCTACCGGCGAGGGCGACGCGGATGTGTCGGTCCTACTGCTGGACGCGAACGGCAAGGTGCGCAGCGACGGCGACTTCTACTTCTACAACCATCCGGTGGCCGCTGACGGAAGCGTGCAGCTTCTGGGGAAGACGCCGACGGCGGACGGCAGTGAGGACCGGATCAGCTTCGACCTCACCGCGGTGCCGGCCGGGATCGACCGGATCGTCGTCGCCGCGAGCAGGTACGGCGAAGCTCGTTTCGGTGAACTGGAGGACGTGAGGATCACGCTGGCCGACGCGGCCGGCGAGAGCCTCCTGCGGTTCGCCGTCGACGACGCCGGCTCGGTGACGGCGGTCATCTTCGGCGAGCTCTACCGGCGGGGTGAGGGATGGAAGTTCCGAGCCGTCGGGCAGGGCTACGAGACCGGTCTCGCGGGGTTGGCGACGGACTTCGGGGTCGACATCGAGGACGACGCGGCCACGGAGGCGGAAGCCGCGCTCGACGGGGACGCGGCCGACGAGCAGGCGGATGCGGCGGATCGCGCGCCGGCCGGGGAGCCGACCGGGCAGGTGCCGCTGGAGGCCGTCCCTGCTCCTCGCCGGCCTGAGGCGGAGGCCGGCGAGCCGAGGAAGCCGGCCACCCGTCCTCGCACCGCCAAGAAGAAGGTCACCCTTCCCAGGACGGTCAAGAAGACCTTGGCGGAGAACGACTCCTGGCGGCAGGCCAGGCTTTTCCCGGTGTCGGCGCTCAAAAGCGACCGGGATCGCGAGATGCGTGCCACCTCGGTGTTGCTGTCGGTGATGGCGCAGGTGCCGGAGTTCAGCAGGAGGCTCACCGCGGGGTTCGGGGCTCCGGCGGGTCGTATGGAGACGTTCACCGAGGTCTCCCTGCCTCACGGTGACACTCCGCGTCGCCCGGACGGGGTGATTCGCGTGGAGCGGGCCGGCAAGTTGTGGACCGCGCTGGTCGAGACGAAGACCAACGGCAACGTACTCAAGGCCGACCAGGTGCAGGCGTACATGGACATCGCCGCGCGCCGCGGCTACGAGGCCGTGATCACGCTGACGAACGACGTCGCGCTGGAGGGCAGCCCGCTCGTCGACGTCAAGATCGACAAGCGGCGGAAGCACAAGGTGGCCCTCTGGCACCTGTCCTGGGCCGAAGTCGCCCACCAGGCACAGCTGCTGATCAGGCATGAGGGAGTGGGCAACGCCGCGCACGCCTGGCTCCTGCAGGAACTGCTGCACTACCTGCAGCACGAGAACTCCGGCTGCCACGGCTTCCAGAACATGGGCCCCGCCTGGGTCCCCGTCCGCAACGGCATCGACGACGAAACCCTCTGTCAGGGCGACGCCCGGGCGCTGGAGGTGGTCGAGAACTGGGAACGGCTCATCCGCCAGGTCTGCCTCAGGCTGGGCGGCGAACTCGGACAGAAGGTGCTGCCCGTCCAGCGCGCCAAGCGCGGAACGGACCCCAAGGAGCGCCGGGCCCGCCTGGCCGATCAGCTCTGCCTCGACGGGCGGCTTCAGGCGGAGCTGCGCATCGACGGCACCCCCGGCGTCCTGACCGTCGGCGCCGACCTGCGCACGGGCAAACTGCGCACCGGCATCGCCGTCCCCGCCCCCGAGCAGGGCTACCCGCTGAGCCGGGCAAAGCGGCTCGTCCGGCTCCTGGCCGAGGCACCGGCGGACCTGCACATCGAGACCCTCGTCGACGGCGAAAGCGGAGGTCCGCGCGGGACGCTGGAGCGGTTGCGACCCGAACCGGCGGACCTGCTGCCCAAGGACAACGCCAGGATCACCGGGTTCCTCCTGTCCCTGCTCAAGAGCATGGGGAGCGGCCGCGGCAACGCCGAGACCGGCTTCATCCGCAGCGTTGACGACGCCGTGCACCGCTTCTACACCACCGTGGTCGTCCACCTGGACACCCCGACAACACGCCGGACACCGTCCAAGGAGCGCGCGGCAGCGGGATGA
- a CDS encoding HU family DNA-binding protein, giving the protein MDKNALAEAAARKMAGTGAELAPDQVGRVIDALFGTVERPGVIAEGLKRGESVTVIGFGAFQLDDSVVILRPGQALNEYVNGNVG; this is encoded by the coding sequence ATGGACAAGAACGCCTTGGCCGAAGCCGCCGCACGCAAAATGGCAGGGACAGGTGCGGAGTTGGCGCCGGATCAGGTCGGGCGGGTGATCGACGCGCTCTTCGGCACGGTGGAGCGCCCCGGGGTGATCGCCGAGGGCCTCAAGAGGGGCGAGAGCGTCACGGTCATCGGGTTCGGTGCCTTCCAGCTCGACGACTCCGTGGTCATCCTCCGGCCGGGCCAGGCGCTGAACGAGTACGTCAACGGCAACGTCGGCTGA
- a CDS encoding alpha/beta fold hydrolase, producing MRERDGTPPGHADERTAVLMLHGRSIPVLPGFDLEYKSYSWADALAKAGYDVFMMDLQGSGLSPRPKMDDPRNVNPAQQHLLKPRPPGFTPGPPNYPFQLTNSNSDRDELNTVVEWIIRERKVEKVAFIGWSAAAFTMGPYAVKNPGKVSSLFLLAPIFPPDGTSNAPDPLPRPGFPMSVSTKSGTWNGWGNEALCAGQREPAMEHVVWDAIMQSDPVGSTWGPEGEGLNRIRNFVRWGWNRTTAAQGGVLGGSVPVLIAYGEHDRQANTSSEDPELNFSVPALYNAIGGDHKLMVKLDCAGHSVVWEMQHKNVHNLSKHWLKHLKVDGKTQGIFNMDTNGAISPAP from the coding sequence GTGCGGGAGCGCGACGGCACGCCTCCCGGCCACGCCGACGAGCGCACGGCAGTGCTGATGCTCCACGGCCGGAGCATTCCGGTGCTCCCGGGCTTCGATCTCGAGTACAAGTCGTACAGCTGGGCCGACGCGCTGGCAAAGGCCGGTTACGACGTCTTCATGATGGACCTCCAGGGCTCAGGGCTGTCGCCTCGGCCGAAGATGGACGACCCTCGCAACGTCAACCCCGCTCAGCAGCACCTTCTCAAGCCGAGACCGCCGGGTTTCACGCCAGGTCCGCCGAACTACCCGTTCCAGCTGACCAACTCGAACAGCGACCGGGACGAGCTGAACACCGTCGTGGAGTGGATCATCCGCGAGCGCAAGGTGGAGAAGGTCGCCTTCATCGGCTGGTCTGCGGCCGCATTCACGATGGGGCCGTACGCGGTCAAGAACCCCGGGAAGGTGTCCAGCCTGTTCCTGCTGGCGCCGATCTTCCCGCCCGACGGCACGTCGAACGCCCCCGACCCGCTGCCGCGGCCCGGCTTCCCCATGTCCGTGAGCACGAAATCGGGAACCTGGAACGGGTGGGGCAACGAGGCGCTCTGCGCGGGCCAGCGCGAACCCGCGATGGAGCACGTGGTGTGGGACGCGATCATGCAAAGCGATCCGGTCGGCAGCACGTGGGGGCCAGAAGGTGAAGGCCTCAACCGCATCAGGAACTTCGTCCGTTGGGGCTGGAACAGGACCACCGCGGCGCAGGGTGGCGTCCTCGGCGGCAGCGTGCCGGTGCTCATCGCGTACGGAGAACACGACAGGCAGGCGAACACGTCCAGCGAAGACCCGGAACTCAACTTCTCGGTCCCCGCGCTGTACAACGCCATCGGGGGCGACCACAAGCTGATGGTCAAGCTGGACTGCGCCGGACACTCGGTGGTGTGGGAGATGCAGCACAAGAACGTGCACAACCTCTCGAAGCACTGGCTCAAGCACCTCAAGGTCGACGGCAAGACCCAGGGCATCTTCAACATGGACACCAACGGCGCCATCAGCCCGGCTCCGTAG
- a CDS encoding phosphopantetheine-binding protein: MTENDKPGRTDGLIADNPHIYEWTEAGDSLQALIEGAAADGSHPILSDESLWEVPDGLDLTPRLDLVLQMADDIKAVLKVKNTLPARGDVQPNRTDSALSDFRPAARTRGRAPTTPLEKILCTAFAEVLELPEVGIDDDFFALGGDSILAIRLLSRLRSALGFEFGVHALFDERTPAKIAALLAPPAKEDSAAAAASQAVPGAKDGTGRASAKPWS; encoded by the coding sequence ATGACCGAGAACGACAAGCCCGGCAGAACTGACGGACTAATCGCTGATAACCCCCACATCTACGAGTGGACCGAAGCAGGTGACAGCCTGCAGGCGCTCATTGAAGGAGCCGCGGCGGACGGAAGCCATCCGATCCTTTCGGACGAGTCGCTCTGGGAAGTCCCTGACGGTCTCGACCTCACCCCCCGCCTGGACCTCGTGCTCCAGATGGCTGACGACATCAAGGCGGTCCTCAAGGTCAAGAACACCCTGCCAGCAAGGGGCGACGTTCAACCCAACCGCACGGACTCTGCCCTCTCGGATTTCAGGCCCGCCGCAAGGACGCGTGGCCGCGCGCCGACGACTCCACTGGAGAAAATCCTCTGCACAGCTTTCGCAGAAGTCCTGGAGCTGCCTGAGGTCGGTATCGACGACGACTTCTTCGCTCTCGGTGGCGATTCCATTCTGGCGATCCGCCTCCTCAGTCGCCTCCGGTCCGCACTGGGCTTCGAGTTCGGGGTTCACGCGCTGTTCGACGAGCGCACGCCGGCCAAAATCGCAGCTCTGTTGGCTCCTCCGGCCAAGGAGGATTCTGCGGCTGCCGCCGCCTCGCAGGCCGTTCCAGGAGCCAAGGACGGCACCGGGAGAGCGAGCGCAAAACCCTGGAGTTGA
- a CDS encoding RNA polymerase sigma factor, translating to MSDTHPLADPTLFSEFYLGNWKSGIAACSRLKLGYEDARDVTHAAMAVVLEAAQRGRLRHPEAFFRQTVLNMACTLIRKQMNGRALLARLGLRPDIDDSASELVTSPSELPHQKVVSDENTRRIIESLQAMAPVYRASIGLEADGYNPRERATLKDVKWGTERQHSSRGKVKAQRMLRELAPDLVPRDQKTESAEGDIK from the coding sequence GTGTCCGATACACATCCGCTCGCTGATCCGACCCTGTTCTCGGAGTTCTACCTGGGCAACTGGAAGTCGGGCATCGCCGCTTGCTCGCGGCTGAAACTGGGATACGAGGATGCGCGCGATGTGACTCACGCAGCCATGGCCGTGGTCCTGGAGGCGGCGCAGCGGGGAAGGTTGAGACATCCGGAGGCGTTCTTTCGCCAAACGGTCCTCAACATGGCTTGCACGTTGATCAGAAAGCAGATGAACGGCCGGGCTCTGCTCGCCAGGCTCGGCTTGCGGCCCGACATCGACGACTCTGCCTCTGAGCTGGTCACCTCCCCTTCCGAACTTCCACATCAGAAGGTGGTGTCCGACGAGAACACTCGCCGCATCATCGAGTCGTTACAGGCGATGGCGCCTGTGTACAGAGCCTCGATCGGCCTGGAGGCCGATGGATACAACCCCCGGGAACGCGCGACGTTGAAGGACGTCAAGTGGGGCACCGAACGGCAACACAGCAGCAGGGGCAAGGTGAAAGCCCAACGAATGCTCCGGGAGCTGGCTCCTGACCTCGTTCCAAGGGACCAGAAGACGGAAAGTGCAGAGGGGGACATCAAATGA